The Peribacillus sp. FSL P2-0133 genome has a segment encoding these proteins:
- a CDS encoding thiamine pyrophosphate-binding protein, which yields MKIQEEIEFTTADSIVKELVQAGVEAAFGIVSIHNMPIYDAILREGSIKLICSRGESGAVNMADGYARATGKLGVVITSTGTGAGNAAGSLVEAWAAGVPLLHLTGEVASSYLGTGKGYIHECKDQLSMMSGACKNAVRLRNPDQSAAVVRKAIQEALTAPTGPVTLEIPIDFQSAIIEDLSLEGLRPSTSETNSLPFIPEQAVQKMVGARRPVIWAGGGVISANASQELQKLAELLGAAVITSQSGKGAIPENHEQCIGHFAAYETTKEFLRNADLLISVGVRFRGNETSNWKVPVPQEHIAIDADWQAINRNYKASLGLVGNAKDMLAAINQKLEEHSVHAEPSYLQEVLSLRNEVRAQLRETLGPYEQFVDGMREILPDDTILVRDVTVQANVWGSRLFEIYEPRTSIHASGGGIGQGLPTAIGAQMGCPDKTVVLMAGDGGFMVNVGEMVTAAEENLPVIIVLFDDSGYGVLRNIQTAAYGRQVAVDLLSPDFVKLAESMHFDAVRIGSGDEFISELKKAKERRKPSMIVVDMEAVGPMAKPFGGPPGAAEAFKPKKL from the coding sequence ATGAAAATACAAGAAGAAATAGAGTTTACGACTGCCGATTCCATCGTAAAGGAGCTTGTTCAAGCAGGAGTGGAAGCTGCTTTCGGGATTGTCAGTATTCACAATATGCCAATCTATGATGCAATTCTTAGAGAAGGAAGCATCAAACTCATTTGTTCACGCGGTGAGAGCGGTGCTGTGAATATGGCTGATGGATATGCCCGCGCCACTGGGAAATTGGGTGTAGTGATTACAAGTACCGGAACAGGGGCAGGAAATGCTGCTGGTTCACTAGTGGAAGCATGGGCAGCTGGTGTCCCCCTTCTTCATCTTACCGGTGAGGTGGCTTCTTCTTATCTTGGTACAGGTAAAGGATACATACATGAGTGTAAAGACCAGCTTTCAATGATGAGCGGAGCTTGTAAAAATGCAGTGAGGCTTAGAAACCCTGACCAATCAGCAGCAGTGGTAAGGAAGGCGATCCAAGAAGCTTTAACTGCACCAACGGGTCCGGTTACATTGGAAATCCCGATTGACTTTCAATCGGCGATCATAGAAGATCTTTCACTCGAAGGGCTGCGGCCTTCAACATCTGAAACAAATTCATTGCCATTTATTCCTGAACAAGCCGTGCAAAAAATGGTAGGCGCACGCCGTCCTGTAATATGGGCTGGTGGTGGAGTCATCAGTGCCAATGCTTCGCAAGAGCTGCAAAAATTAGCGGAACTCCTTGGTGCAGCGGTTATAACAAGTCAGTCAGGAAAAGGTGCGATTCCAGAAAACCATGAACAATGCATCGGACATTTTGCAGCATATGAAACAACAAAAGAGTTTTTAAGAAATGCAGATTTATTGATTAGTGTAGGTGTAAGGTTTAGGGGGAATGAAACATCCAACTGGAAAGTGCCGGTGCCACAAGAACATATAGCGATCGATGCGGATTGGCAGGCCATTAACCGGAACTATAAAGCTTCGTTAGGTTTGGTTGGCAATGCGAAAGATATGCTGGCTGCCATCAATCAAAAGCTCGAAGAACATTCAGTTCATGCGGAACCTTCTTATTTACAAGAAGTTCTTTCGCTTAGAAATGAAGTGCGCGCTCAACTCAGGGAAACGCTTGGGCCTTATGAGCAATTTGTGGATGGCATGAGGGAGATATTACCAGACGATACCATTCTGGTTCGTGATGTAACCGTACAGGCAAACGTTTGGGGCAGCCGTTTATTTGAAATCTATGAACCGAGAACATCCATTCATGCATCAGGCGGCGGAATTGGTCAAGGTCTTCCAACAGCAATCGGTGCCCAAATGGGGTGTCCAGATAAGACCGTCGTTTTAATGGCTGGAGACGGTGGGTTTATGGTGAATGTCGGGGAAATGGTCACGGCAGCCGAAGAAAACTTACCAGTTATCATCGTATTGTTCGATGACTCAGGCTATGGGGTTCTTCGCAATATTCAAACAGCCGCATATGGTCGTCAGGTAGCCGTGGATTTATTGAGTCCTGATTTTGTGAAACTGGCTGAGTCCATGCATTTTGATGCTGTCCGTATTGGTTCTGGAGATGAATTCATATCCGAACTGAAAAAGGCAAAGGAAAGACGTAAACCTTCAATGATCGTTGTTGATATGGAAGCTGTGGGGCCTATGGCCAAGCCATTTGGCGGACCGCCAGGAGCTGCGGAAGCGTTCAAGCCCAAAAAACTATAA
- a CDS encoding aldehyde dehydrogenase family protein, which translates to MISTYPFVSGKYLVNGEWIELPEKVDVVNPANTSEVVGQVAKCSEEIVNDAIEAAEIAFEKWSRSDIEERANRMNTASDELSKVIEENVTVFVRENGKTLVEAKKDLLRCVEVMKGCAAELLDWWKPEVLPGNQKVQIRRRARGVTAIITPWNSPMILTFKRVIPAVLAGNAVVVKPATNCPLTIMTCLKVVAEHFPPGVINIVSGSGKAIGDKLCSDSRVRTLAFVGSTETGKDIMQKSAGNLQKVYMELGGNDPAIILEDANMDEAAIKRLRMGILRAAGQVCSAVKRVYVQKSRYEEVVEKLTKEFSRMVIGDGIQPDVTMGPLNNKAQYDFVNGLIERTAKSGGNIITTGIQLNPETWNKGYYMLPSIITGVDQQSELVRVEQFGPIIPILPFNDIDEAVKLANDSEFALRASVWTENEDIAVEMADRLEAGAVFHNNHTVFSDLALDFPGLKESGVSRETRHCGLEFFADSYGFAD; encoded by the coding sequence ATGATTTCGACATACCCATTTGTTTCAGGAAAATATCTAGTTAATGGAGAATGGATAGAATTACCGGAGAAAGTCGATGTAGTAAATCCGGCAAATACATCGGAAGTAGTTGGCCAGGTGGCAAAATGCTCTGAAGAAATCGTGAATGACGCGATTGAAGCGGCAGAAATTGCTTTTGAAAAGTGGTCTCGCTCTGATATTGAGGAACGGGCTAACCGGATGAACACTGCTTCAGACGAACTTTCAAAAGTAATCGAGGAAAATGTTACAGTGTTTGTACGTGAAAATGGCAAAACACTTGTAGAAGCTAAAAAGGATTTACTGCGCTGTGTTGAAGTCATGAAGGGCTGTGCAGCAGAGTTACTTGATTGGTGGAAGCCTGAAGTGCTCCCTGGAAATCAAAAAGTCCAGATCCGAAGAAGGGCAAGAGGTGTCACGGCAATAATCACACCGTGGAATTCTCCGATGATATTAACATTTAAACGGGTTATACCTGCTGTTTTGGCAGGCAATGCCGTTGTCGTAAAACCTGCAACGAATTGTCCTTTAACGATAATGACCTGTTTAAAAGTAGTTGCTGAACATTTTCCTCCAGGAGTCATCAATATAGTCTCAGGATCAGGAAAAGCAATTGGCGACAAACTATGTTCAGATTCACGCGTACGGACATTGGCGTTTGTCGGAAGTACGGAAACCGGAAAAGATATCATGCAGAAATCAGCTGGAAATCTGCAAAAAGTATATATGGAACTTGGCGGAAATGATCCTGCCATCATTTTGGAAGATGCCAATATGGATGAAGCCGCTATCAAACGTTTGAGGATGGGGATTTTACGAGCAGCGGGTCAGGTCTGTTCTGCAGTAAAAAGAGTGTACGTTCAAAAATCACGTTATGAAGAGGTTGTGGAAAAGCTGACCAAAGAGTTTAGCCGGATGGTAATTGGTGATGGCATTCAGCCTGACGTAACTATGGGTCCATTGAATAATAAAGCACAATATGACTTTGTGAATGGCTTGATCGAACGTACGGCTAAATCAGGAGGAAATATAATCACGACTGGCATTCAGTTGAATCCTGAGACTTGGAATAAAGGTTATTATATGCTTCCTTCCATTATTACTGGTGTCGATCAGCAGAGCGAATTGGTTCGGGTAGAACAATTTGGACCCATCATTCCAATTTTACCTTTCAATGATATTGATGAAGCTGTAAAATTAGCGAATGATAGTGAGTTTGCGCTGCGTGCATCTGTTTGGACCGAGAATGAAGATATCGCTGTCGAAATGGCAGATCGCCTTGAAGCTGGTGCGGTTTTCCATAATAATCATACCGTTTTCAGCGACTTGGCTCTGGATTTCCCTGGCTTAAAAGAAAGTGGTGTTTCCCGGGAAACAAGACATTGCGGGTTGGAATTCTTTGCGGACTCATACGGGTTTGCTGATTGA
- a CDS encoding VOC family protein: MLGITHLRHISMITPNFDDQAEFYEKVWGLDRVYVPEEENTVYFRGAGPEHHILSLHKGEKRGLHHIAFGMVDKNAVDRAAGILQSKGVRIIEPPGYLDEAGAGYGLRFIDPENRVIELSAWVEVQTSIWSKKNVDPVKLNHVVMNTKNLDMIVEFYTDVLGFKVTDWSEHQMSFLRCNRKHHSIAFNQDEHASVNHIAYEVDSVDELMRGISNVRKAGLSELWGPGRHGPGDNIFCYFQDPGGFVMEYTCYLETIEDESEWRARVWKRVPHLMDQWGIAGPPKPEARKAMGGDPDPGWVDYQIDDSVMAEK, from the coding sequence ATGCTTGGGATTACTCATTTACGACATATAAGCATGATAACTCCGAATTTCGACGATCAAGCAGAGTTTTATGAAAAGGTTTGGGGACTGGATAGAGTGTATGTTCCGGAAGAGGAGAATACGGTTTATTTCCGCGGGGCTGGACCGGAACATCATATTTTAAGCCTTCACAAGGGAGAAAAACGAGGTTTGCATCATATAGCTTTTGGCATGGTTGATAAAAATGCAGTGGATCGTGCAGCGGGTATATTACAATCTAAGGGCGTTCGAATTATTGAACCACCTGGATATTTGGATGAAGCAGGTGCCGGTTATGGCCTGCGGTTTATTGATCCGGAAAACCGCGTGATTGAGCTCTCGGCTTGGGTGGAAGTACAAACGTCTATTTGGAGCAAGAAAAATGTTGACCCAGTGAAATTGAATCATGTTGTAATGAACACGAAGAACTTGGATATGATCGTTGAGTTTTACACGGATGTACTTGGTTTTAAAGTTACTGATTGGAGTGAGCACCAAATGTCATTCCTGCGATGCAACAGGAAACATCACTCCATTGCCTTCAATCAAGATGAGCATGCGTCAGTCAATCATATCGCATACGAGGTCGATTCCGTGGATGAACTGATGCGAGGAATAAGCAATGTGCGAAAAGCGGGCTTGTCAGAACTTTGGGGACCTGGACGTCATGGGCCTGGAGACAATATTTTCTGTTATTTTCAAGACCCAGGCGGTTTTGTTATGGAGTATACATGTTATCTGGAAACGATTGAAGATGAATCGGAGTGGAGAGCACGTGTATGGAAACGGGTTCCGCATTTAATGGATCAGTGGGGGATTGCAGGTCCGCCGAAACCAGAAGCCCGCAAAGCAATGGGAGGAGATCCCGATCCAGGCTGGGTTGATTATCAGATAGATGATTCAGTCATGGCGGAAAAATGA
- the nadX gene encoding aspartate dehydrogenase, with the protein MKLGLIGCGNIGKFLLQAINNDGLLPGGKIVAIYARREEIAAQLAEEFTTQAYSDVDELLKSDVDLVIEAATIEAAEEYALKVLKSGKDLLLSSIGVMANTAFEEQSSQICKMYNVNILLPSGAIGGLDVLKSAKAVNGLESVCITTRKPPNALPAGTTVTEETVLFEGSAAEAIKQFPRNINVAIVLSLAGLGSEKTKVKIIADPNVLKNNHLIEASGSFGKLKLEVENDPMPNNPKTSYLAALSVLATLQNKEKSVQIG; encoded by the coding sequence ATGAAATTAGGTTTAATCGGGTGCGGTAATATCGGAAAATTTCTGCTTCAGGCCATTAATAACGACGGGCTACTTCCAGGTGGGAAAATTGTTGCGATTTATGCCCGCCGTGAAGAAATAGCGGCACAACTAGCTGAAGAATTCACGACACAGGCATATAGTGATGTCGATGAACTCCTTAAATCCGATGTAGATTTAGTCATAGAGGCTGCAACGATCGAAGCAGCTGAAGAGTATGCATTGAAAGTGCTTAAAAGCGGGAAGGATCTCTTGCTGAGCAGCATTGGCGTGATGGCGAATACTGCCTTTGAAGAACAATCAAGCCAGATTTGCAAAATGTATAATGTGAATATTCTCCTTCCGTCTGGTGCGATTGGAGGTCTCGATGTACTTAAGTCGGCAAAAGCGGTGAATGGCCTTGAATCTGTTTGCATCACCACAAGAAAACCGCCAAACGCATTGCCTGCAGGTACTACAGTGACAGAAGAAACGGTATTATTTGAAGGATCTGCTGCAGAAGCGATCAAACAGTTTCCGAGAAACATTAATGTTGCGATTGTGCTGTCCTTGGCTGGTCTTGGATCGGAAAAGACGAAAGTGAAAATCATTGCCGATCCAAATGTGTTAAAAAACAATCACCTGATAGAAGCGTCAGGTTCGTTCGGGAAACTGAAACTGGAAGTGGAAAATGATCCGATGCCAAATAATCCGAAAACGAGTTATCTAGCGGCATTAAGTGTTTTGGCTACTCTGCAAAATAAGGAAAAGAGCGTTCAAATCGGTTAA
- a CDS encoding SDR family oxidoreductase, whose translation MDLGLQGKVAVIMGGTSGVGLKTAEMFLAEGAKVAICGRSAERMESAQTQLLSFGEKADIFASTCDVTSKSDVDSFINGTAERFGGIDILVNAAGQSVMGHFFDITDEQWEEQIQLKFFAIIYAVRASHPHLVKRGGGRIININATLAKEPERHMVATAAARAGLLNLSKTLSQELAFDNILVNSVSLGLIRTDQWERRRLKNAPDMDPEEYYGDLAKKRNIPLGRVGEAEEVASVIVFLASDKASYVAGSTIETAGAIGKAL comes from the coding sequence GTGGATTTAGGATTGCAAGGAAAAGTTGCTGTCATAATGGGCGGCACGTCGGGCGTGGGATTAAAAACAGCAGAAATGTTTTTAGCTGAGGGAGCGAAAGTGGCTATATGCGGTAGAAGTGCAGAGCGTATGGAGAGTGCACAAACTCAATTGCTCTCATTTGGTGAAAAGGCAGATATTTTTGCATCAACATGTGATGTCACCTCAAAATCGGATGTGGATTCTTTCATTAATGGTACCGCTGAGAGGTTTGGCGGAATCGATATATTGGTGAATGCAGCCGGTCAAAGCGTGATGGGTCACTTTTTTGACATAACGGATGAGCAGTGGGAAGAACAGATTCAGTTAAAGTTCTTTGCCATCATATATGCCGTTCGTGCTTCGCATCCCCATTTAGTGAAAAGGGGAGGAGGGCGGATCATTAATATTAATGCAACGCTTGCTAAAGAACCTGAACGTCATATGGTAGCGACTGCAGCAGCAAGGGCTGGTCTCCTTAATTTAAGCAAAACCTTGTCCCAGGAATTGGCTTTTGACAATATATTGGTTAATTCAGTGAGTCTTGGATTGATCCGGACGGATCAATGGGAGCGAAGAAGATTGAAAAATGCACCTGATATGGACCCTGAAGAGTATTACGGAGACCTTGCGAAAAAACGGAATATCCCTCTTGGCCGTGTAGGTGAAGCGGAAGAAGTGGCCAGTGTCATCGTTTTCCTTGCTTCAGACAAAGCAAGTTATGTAGCGGGTTCGACGATTGAGACGGCAGGAGCGATCGGAAAGGCACTATAA